Proteins encoded by one window of Akkermansia muciniphila ATCC BAA-835:
- the secA gene encoding preprotein translocase subunit SecA — protein sequence MIKWILTKIVGTKNQREVRRLRPIVEQIVSIEESWNGKGQEFLLEKTREWQGYLHRFLPMDLPPVRIVEAAPREELEEIAAKLNARFESLKSEFSSLPAVEATPASIEEGKAAWNNITPQFDKLRERYLNQILPEAFAAVKHGARLLCGEERDICGQKQVWDMVHFDVQLLGGIALHRGYIAEMATGEGKTLVATLPVYLNALTGMGVHVVTVNDYLARRDSEWMGMLFQFLGLTVGCIQSMMPSQLRREQYACDITYGTNAEFGFDYLRDNGMATSKSEQVQRGHYFSIVDEVDSILIDEARTPLIISGPAVVTREQQYDTLRPAIERVVKAQTDLCNELMAQALKAQEEGRTEEVGRCLFKVKMGQPRHRAFLRAMQDPELRRIVEKYELTLYQDTRKKELYKLKEEMFFTVDEKTHDADLMEKGREVISPGHPEDFVLPDLGTAFAEMDEDPRLTEKDKLRRKNELTKQLDETGARLHTTSQLLKAYCIYEKDVEYVVKEGKVIIIDQNTGREMPGRRWSDGLHQAVEAKEGVEVERENQTYATITIQNYFRLYKKLAGMTGTAETEAAEFHDIYKLDVLPIPTNRPCIRKDQNDLIFKSRREKFNAVVNKIQELHDKGQPILIGTASVDASETLSRMLKRAKIPHEVLNAKNHQREAEIVAQAGKRGAVTVSTNMAGRGTDIKLGEGVADLGGLFVLGTERHESRRIDRQLRGRCSRQGDPGASQFFISFEDDLMRNFGAAERMTKMMERLGVADGEALEHSFLNKSVESAQKRVEQRNYMWRKHVLDYDDVMNKQREIVYGYRNEVLSTENPREMIYDILEEVIATRAHEFLDPDAEGVTHPDELLAWMNASFPLGLTAEAAKLEERPIDDTIAFLIDKVKSTYEDKASRERPEYLDHMERQIILGAIDKMWQEHLYNMDSLREGVRLRAQGQKDPLVEYKSEAYDLFITLMESIKSEAISNLFKSTTNLDAFEDFLASLPQFESSDENQEGGTSLPEIGFDGMPSDLLSALREQVSRAREQQSARQAEPEQAPAVISDATTIGEGYKPAVAEPKLVMPKRKVSVVLRKEEAPQAPAETPVPGEGEEIAVTLDSQDFAETMDNRDSADTRTF from the coding sequence ATGATTAAGTGGATTCTAACCAAGATTGTCGGCACCAAAAACCAGCGTGAAGTGCGCCGTCTGCGCCCCATTGTGGAACAAATCGTCTCCATTGAAGAATCATGGAACGGCAAGGGACAGGAATTCCTGCTTGAGAAAACGAGGGAATGGCAAGGGTACCTCCATCGCTTCCTCCCCATGGATCTGCCCCCCGTGCGCATTGTGGAAGCCGCGCCCAGGGAAGAGCTGGAGGAAATAGCCGCCAAACTGAACGCCCGTTTTGAATCCCTGAAAAGCGAATTCTCTTCCCTCCCTGCGGTGGAAGCCACTCCCGCCTCCATTGAAGAAGGGAAAGCCGCCTGGAACAACATTACGCCCCAGTTTGACAAGCTGCGGGAACGCTACCTGAACCAGATACTGCCGGAGGCCTTCGCCGCCGTCAAACACGGCGCCCGCCTGCTCTGCGGGGAAGAACGCGATATCTGCGGTCAAAAACAGGTTTGGGACATGGTCCACTTTGACGTGCAGCTGCTGGGCGGCATTGCCCTGCACCGCGGCTACATTGCGGAAATGGCCACGGGGGAAGGGAAAACGCTTGTAGCCACCCTCCCCGTTTACCTGAATGCCCTGACCGGCATGGGTGTGCATGTGGTGACCGTGAACGATTATCTGGCGCGCCGCGACTCGGAATGGATGGGCATGCTCTTCCAGTTCCTGGGGCTGACTGTCGGCTGCATCCAGAGCATGATGCCCTCCCAACTCCGCCGGGAGCAATACGCCTGCGACATCACTTACGGCACCAACGCCGAATTCGGCTTCGACTACCTGCGCGACAACGGCATGGCAACCTCCAAGTCCGAACAGGTGCAGCGCGGGCACTACTTCTCCATTGTGGACGAAGTGGACTCCATCCTTATTGACGAAGCCCGCACCCCCCTCATCATTTCCGGCCCTGCGGTCGTCACCCGGGAACAGCAGTACGATACCCTGCGCCCCGCCATTGAGCGCGTGGTGAAGGCCCAGACGGACCTTTGCAACGAACTGATGGCCCAGGCCCTGAAAGCCCAGGAAGAAGGCCGCACGGAAGAAGTGGGCCGCTGCCTGTTCAAGGTAAAAATGGGCCAGCCCCGCCACCGCGCCTTCCTGCGCGCCATGCAGGATCCCGAGCTGCGCCGCATCGTGGAAAAATATGAACTGACCCTTTACCAGGATACCCGCAAGAAGGAACTCTACAAGCTGAAGGAGGAAATGTTCTTCACCGTGGATGAAAAAACCCACGACGCCGACCTGATGGAAAAAGGCCGGGAAGTCATCTCTCCCGGCCATCCGGAAGATTTCGTGCTGCCGGATTTGGGAACCGCCTTTGCGGAAATGGACGAAGATCCGCGCCTGACGGAAAAAGACAAACTGCGCCGCAAAAATGAACTGACCAAACAGCTTGACGAAACGGGAGCGCGCCTGCACACCACCTCCCAGCTGCTGAAGGCCTACTGCATTTACGAAAAAGACGTGGAATACGTCGTCAAGGAAGGCAAGGTCATCATCATCGACCAGAATACGGGCCGTGAAATGCCGGGACGCCGCTGGAGCGACGGTCTGCACCAGGCGGTGGAAGCCAAGGAAGGCGTGGAAGTGGAGCGGGAAAACCAGACGTACGCGACCATCACCATCCAGAACTACTTCCGCCTGTACAAAAAACTGGCGGGCATGACCGGCACGGCGGAAACGGAAGCTGCGGAATTCCATGATATTTACAAGCTGGACGTTCTTCCCATCCCGACCAACCGCCCCTGCATCCGCAAGGATCAGAATGACCTCATCTTCAAATCCCGCCGTGAAAAATTCAATGCGGTGGTCAACAAAATCCAGGAACTTCACGACAAAGGCCAGCCCATCCTGATCGGCACGGCCAGCGTGGACGCCTCCGAAACGCTCTCCCGCATGCTCAAGAGGGCCAAAATCCCCCATGAAGTTCTAAACGCAAAAAACCACCAGCGCGAAGCGGAAATCGTGGCGCAGGCCGGCAAGCGCGGAGCCGTCACCGTCTCCACCAACATGGCGGGCCGCGGCACGGACATCAAACTGGGCGAAGGCGTAGCCGACCTCGGCGGCCTCTTCGTCCTGGGTACGGAACGCCATGAATCCCGCCGCATTGACCGCCAGCTGCGCGGCCGCTGCTCCCGCCAGGGGGACCCCGGCGCCTCACAGTTCTTCATCTCCTTTGAAGACGACCTGATGCGCAACTTCGGCGCGGCGGAACGCATGACCAAGATGATGGAACGCCTGGGCGTAGCCGACGGTGAAGCGCTGGAACACAGTTTCCTGAACAAATCCGTGGAATCCGCCCAGAAACGGGTGGAACAGCGCAACTACATGTGGCGCAAGCACGTGCTGGACTATGACGACGTAATGAACAAGCAGCGCGAAATCGTTTACGGATACCGGAATGAAGTGCTTTCCACGGAAAACCCGCGCGAAATGATTTACGATATTCTGGAAGAAGTAATCGCCACGCGCGCCCATGAATTCCTGGACCCGGATGCGGAAGGCGTCACCCACCCGGACGAATTGCTCGCCTGGATGAACGCCTCCTTCCCGCTGGGGCTCACGGCAGAGGCCGCCAAGCTGGAAGAACGGCCCATAGACGACACCATTGCCTTCCTCATTGACAAGGTCAAGTCCACTTATGAAGACAAGGCTTCCCGCGAACGCCCGGAATACCTGGACCACATGGAACGCCAGATCATCCTGGGGGCCATTGACAAAATGTGGCAGGAACACCTGTACAACATGGACTCCCTGCGGGAAGGCGTGCGCCTCCGCGCCCAGGGGCAGAAAGACCCCCTGGTGGAATACAAATCGGAAGCTTACGATCTCTTCATCACCCTGATGGAAAGCATCAAGAGCGAAGCCATCAGCAACCTCTTCAAGAGCACCACCAACCTGGACGCCTTTGAGGACTTCCTGGCCAGCCTGCCCCAGTTTGAATCTTCCGACGAAAACCAGGAAGGCGGAACCAGCCTGCCGGAAATCGGCTTTGACGGCATGCCTTCGGACCTGCTCTCCGCCCTGAGGGAACAAGTCTCCCGGGCACGTGAACAACAATCCGCCCGGCAGGCGGAACCGGAACAGGCCCCGGCCGTCATTTCCGACGCCACCACCATTGGGGAAGGTTACAAACCAGCCGTGGCGGAACCCAAACTGGTCATGCCCAAGCGCAAGGTCAGCGTCGTGCTCCGCAAGGAAGAAGCCCCCCAGGCGCCGGCAGAAACGCCGGTCCCCGGAGAAGGGGAAGAAATTGCCGTCACTCTGGACTCCCAGGACTTTGCGGAAACCATGGACAACCGGGATTCCGCGGATACCCGCACATTCTAA
- a CDS encoding GNAT family N-acetyltransferase, with protein sequence MATLPPNKSANVRSVLEYVPYFRDKIFAVHVERPLVDSGELVDALLDLDVLQEIGVRPVLIVEGADASALYEHTRVCEMRSALVEAPLKGGQLVRERVREILGRHQIPVVASGRSGSFDPESVHMAFSLGASKYIALLNDHKVPSLDGRPIAAILESEVAELAGNVTHRELLDQAAEACRAGIPRVHLLDGKMRGVLVEELFSEEGVGTMVHTDSYREIRPLKEEDIPELLSMIARSVVDSKLVNRNYEDIAARIDSYYVLTLDDSIVGCVAVYPYPEHHSAELGCLYIKHRHEGRGYGRALCEFAKRKAEEMGMEFIFALSQSAVHYFRDRMHYAEFSRDSLPPERLRTLELSGRKSGVFGLRLK encoded by the coding sequence TTGGCTACGCTCCCTCCCAACAAATCCGCCAATGTCCGTTCCGTGCTGGAGTATGTTCCGTACTTCAGGGATAAAATCTTTGCCGTGCACGTGGAACGCCCCCTGGTGGATTCCGGGGAATTGGTGGATGCCCTGCTGGACTTGGACGTACTGCAGGAAATAGGCGTCAGGCCCGTTCTGATTGTGGAAGGGGCGGACGCCTCCGCGCTGTACGAACACACGCGCGTCTGTGAAATGCGCTCCGCCCTGGTGGAAGCGCCATTGAAGGGCGGCCAGCTTGTCCGGGAAAGAGTCCGGGAAATTCTGGGGCGTCACCAAATTCCCGTGGTGGCTTCCGGCCGTTCCGGCTCCTTTGACCCGGAATCCGTCCATATGGCCTTCAGTCTGGGGGCCTCCAAATACATCGCCCTGCTCAATGACCACAAGGTTCCGTCCCTGGACGGACGCCCCATTGCCGCCATTCTGGAATCGGAAGTAGCGGAGCTGGCAGGAAACGTAACCCACCGCGAACTGCTTGACCAGGCAGCGGAAGCCTGCCGGGCGGGAATCCCCCGCGTGCATCTGCTGGACGGAAAAATGCGCGGCGTGCTGGTGGAGGAACTCTTCTCTGAAGAAGGCGTAGGAACCATGGTCCACACGGACTCCTACCGGGAAATACGCCCGCTGAAGGAAGAAGACATTCCGGAACTCCTCTCCATGATCGCCCGTTCCGTAGTGGACTCCAAATTGGTCAACCGGAACTATGAAGACATTGCCGCCAGAATAGACAGTTACTACGTGCTGACCCTGGACGACAGCATCGTGGGCTGCGTTGCCGTTTATCCCTACCCGGAGCACCATAGCGCAGAACTGGGCTGCCTGTACATCAAGCACCGCCATGAAGGCCGCGGCTATGGCCGCGCACTATGTGAATTTGCCAAAAGAAAAGCGGAGGAAATGGGAATGGAATTCATCTTTGCCCTCTCCCAAAGCGCCGTCCATTACTTCCGGGACCGCATGCATTACGCGGAATTTTCCCGCGACAGCCTGCCCCCGGAACGCCTGCGTACTCTGGAACTCAGCGGGCGCAAATCCGGGGTTTTCGGGTTAAGGCTGAAATAG